One genomic window of Coffea eugenioides isolate CCC68of chromosome 1, Ceug_1.0, whole genome shotgun sequence includes the following:
- the LOC113777172 gene encoding uncharacterized protein LOC113777172, translated as MSEAPFRPREKLIEKQKYFQSIHKHTYLKHPMDKITSVAIPLALAATCSFMIARGIYNMSHGIGKKE; from the exons ATGAGTGAAGCACCTTTTAGGCCAAGAGAAAAGCTTATTGAGAAGCAAAAGTATTTCCAAAGTATTCACAAGcacacatatctcaaacacccTATGGATAAGATCACTTCTGTTGCCATTCCTCTCGCTTTGGCGGCGACCTGTTCATTTATGATT GCAAGAGGTATCTACAATATGTCTCATGGGATTGGAAAGAAGGAATAA